In Leguminivora glycinivorella isolate SPB_JAAS2020 chromosome 19, LegGlyc_1.1, whole genome shotgun sequence, a single genomic region encodes these proteins:
- the LOC125236759 gene encoding uncharacterized protein LOC125236759, giving the protein MDTLDNTFSYILNYNNYIEDDVVRAFHEKLLRCTSFRPRELELFQHPELIEPVPKNETHLQVIYDGDVGLVGHWSCIYYINGILRVYDSLVGVLGKSQKIYVKALFPYLSESCIQFPSVQRQPNTIDCGLFAIAFATSLALKTNPSQFNYVPEMMRPHLLEMLLTDGLLAFPATSRRSPGRAPSNLFNNIALKLETNKQKQTEKKQKHRSQNSITSHSQNDNLNFNQNYEYVMEETQSIANNCTTMDAERIKQNNRDRKRLSRSNKDVSIREKERNQVAKEVLRSNKRKKCHEQVVNSSLRRSKRLNLEIRQVEQERDTEAHRAARQDDEYRRDEQQRNTQAHRVARTDVRYRQAEQERDTEAHRAARQDDEYRRDEQQRNTQAHRVARTDVRYRQAEQERDTEAHRAARQDDEYRRDEQQRNTQAHRVARMDVEFREAEQERDTHARRVTRENEEYRRNEQMRNSAARQELRSKQKDSWDLTVQNYLKNIKEGNTHPCHCCGRLWHINSIKKISKDIALNKYGQLFVDNVFHLNPTQNYGEFCSTCARYINKGTIPRLARANGLIFPCIPEVLKDLTPLEERLVSPRHVFLKIVRRGQGLGFQHGLQGNVVNVPVLVNNMVSALPRSVNDDNVITVELKRRFCYRHGRKEQVRPEFVRRAAQYLVQCELFQENGVALNVSWAGNDPENETRCTCDADAIDEETVDPTEGVELNPGGTETLLDDNQDVIVLAPGEGQRPISLLFDEHLEELAFIKVHCGVKRDFKINLRHSEIIKSEISRQDRRAVRPDYLFTALKKQQMTIVKNSITTCLRKKTVKGTPVLASNVLDMNYIDNLVQHDDGYRVLSGIRNSPSHWEGEKKKVLAMIRQFGVPSFFLTLSAAEVQWLELLVMLKEVVDGETVSLYEVENLSYETKARLIQSDPFICASYFETKLREIRKTWSCSSGPFGKYVISHFYYRIEFQHRGSPHAHMMLWLEEAPIFVPGDVESAERVVQFVDNILTCDSNELTEDILHVQKHKHTHTCRPKPDKLCRFDIPFFPLDSTQILVELPKDNASYKRVKDIARSIQIKMQDIPPEIETFTDFLEFVGVTYENYILAIRSTLKRPKVFLKRSPKDTFGGVSFLLCQRKPSLYTKVKVQP; this is encoded by the exons ATGGATACTTTAGATAATACGTTTTCCTACATTCTGAATTATAATAACTATATCGAAGATGATGTGGTTCGCGCATTTCATGAAAAGTTACTTCGGTGCACATCATTTAGACCGCGTGAGCTAGAATTATTTCAACACCCTGAACTGATTGAACCTGTACCTAAAAATGAGACGCACCTTCAAGTAATTTATGACGGTGACGTGGGATTAGTGGGGCACTGGAGTTGTATTTATTACATTAATGGAATACTGCGTGTGTACGATAGTCTTGTTGGTGTTCTAGGAAAATcgcaaaaaatatatgtaaaagcCTTGTTTCCGTATCTATCGGAGTCATGTATTCAGTTTCCAAGTGTTCAGCGACAACCGAATACTATTGATTGTGGTTTGTTTGCCATTGCTTTTGCCACCTCTTTAGCTTTAAAAACGAACCCTTCTCAATTTAATTACGTGCCAGAAATGATGAGACCCCATTTGCTTGAAATGCTTTTAACCGATGGGCTTTTGGCTTTTCCCGCTACGAGCAGGCGTTCACCAGGACGTGCCCCTTCTAATCTTTTCAATAATATAGCCCTTAAACTGGAGACAAATAAACAGAAACAGACTGAAAAGAAACAGAAACACCGTTCACAAAATTCAATAACATCCCACAGTCAGAACGATAACTTAAATTTTAATCAGAATTACGAGTATGTTATGGAGGAAACACAGAGCATAGCGAATAACTGTACTACTATGGACGCGGAACgtataaaacaaaacaatagagATAGAAAGAGGCTGTCCAGATCTAATAAAGATGTTTCAATTAGAGAAAAAGAGAGGAACCAAGTCGCTAAAGAGGTTCTTAGGTCCAACAAACGAAAAAAGTGTCATGAACAGGTAGTGAATAGTTCTCTTCGCCGAAGCAAACGTTTAAATCTAGAAATAAGGCAAGTTGAGCAAGAACGCGACACTGAAGCTCATCGAGCTGCCCGTCAAGATGACGAGTACAGACGAGATGAGCAACAGCGTAATACTCAAGCTCATCGGGTAGCTCGAACGGATGTCCGATATCGACAAGCTGAGCAAGAGCGCGACACTGAAGCTCATCGAGCTGCCCGTCAAGATGACGAGTACAGACGAGATGAGCAACAGCGTAATACTCAAGCTCATCGGGTAGCTCGAACGGATGTCCGATATCGACAAGCTGAGCAAGAGCGCGACACTGAAGCTCATCGAGCTGCTCGTCAAGATGACGAGTACAGACGAGATGAGCAACAGCGTAACACTCAAGCGCATCGAGTAGCTCGAATGGATGTCGAATTTAGAGAAGCTGAGCAAGAGCGCGACACACACGCTCGTCGTGTTACTCGAGAAAACGAGGAATATAGACGAAATGAACAGATGCGAAACAGTGCTGCTAGACAAGAATTACGATCGAAGCAAAAAGATTCATGGGACTTAACTgtacaaaattatttaaaaaatattaaggaAGGAAACACGCATCCTTGCCACTGCTGCGGTAGATTGTGGCACAttaattctataaaaaaaatatctaaggATATTGCTTTAAACAAATATGGACAACTATTTGTGgataatgttttccatttaaatccaaCTCAAAATTACGGAGAATTTTGTTCCACATGTGCAAGATATATTAACAAAGGTACTATACCTAGGCTTGCGAGGGCGAATGGTTTAATTTTTCCCTGTATTCCAGAAGTATTAAAAGACTTGACTCCTCTGGAAGAGCGTTTGGTAAGCCCACGCCATGTCTTTTTGAAAATTGTTCGCAGGGGTCAGGGTTTAGGATTCCAACATGGCCTTCAAGGTAACGTTGTTAATGTTCCAGTGCTAGTTAACAACATGGTCAGTGCTTTACCTCGGTCCGTAAATGACGACAACGTAATTACAGTTGAACTGAAACGAAGGTTTTGTTATAGGCACGGCCGCAAAGAACAAGTACGGCCTGAATTCGTGCGTAGGGCCGCGCAATATTTAGTACAGTGCGAGTTATTTCAGGAAAACGGTGTCGCACTAAATGTATCTTGGGCAGGTAATGATCCTGAAAATGAAACTAGATGTACATGCGATGCCGATGCTATCGACGAAGAGACTGTAGATCCTACGGAAGGTGTTGAACTTAACCCAGGAGGTACAGAAACACTTTTGGATGACAATCAGGATGTTATAGTACTGGCTCCCGGTGAAGGACAGCGCCCTATCTCTTTATTATTTGATGAGCATTTAGAGGAGTTGGCATTTATAAAAGTTCATTGCGGCGTCAAACGAGATTTTAAGATTAATTTGAGACATTCTGAAATAATTAAATCGGAAATATCAAGACAAGACCGACGAGCTGTTCGACCGGATTATCTTTTTACTGCTCTAAAAAAACAGCAAATGACAATTGTAAAAAATAGTATAACAACATGTCTtcgaaaaaaaactgttaaagGAACACCAGTTTTAGCCAGTAATGTTCTAGATATGAACTATATAGATAATTTAGTTCAGCACGACGACGGGTATCGCGTACTTAGTGGCATTAGAAATTCTCCTTCACACTGGGAGGGAGAAAAGAAGAAGGTATTAGCCATGATAAGACAGTTTGGAGTACCATCTTTCTTTTTGACGCTGTCGGCTGCCGAAGTACAGTGGCTAGAACTTCTGGTAATGCTAAAGGAAGTTGTTGACGGTGAAACTGTTTCTTTGTATGAAGTCGAAAATCTAAGTTACGAAACGAAAGCGCGGCTCATTCAATCCGACCCGTTTATATGTGCCTCTTACTTTGAAACAAAGCTAAGGGAAATTCGTAAAACGTGGTCTTGTTCTTCCGGTCCTTTTGGAAAGTATGTTATTAGTCATTTTTACTATAGGATTGAATTCCAGCATAGGGGCTCGCCACATGCACATATGATGCTTTGGCTTGAGGAGGCACCTATTTTTGTACCCGGTGATGTTGAATCAGCTGAAAGAGTCGTCCAGTTTGTGGATAACATTTTAACTTGTGATAGCAATGAACTAACAGAGGATATTCTTCATGTTCAAAAACATAAACATACGCACACGTGTAGGCCCAAGCCGGACAAACTTTGCCGTTTTGATATACCGTTTTTCCCTTTAGATTCCACTCAAATACTAGTCGAACTTCCAAAGGATAATGCTTCTTATAAAAGGGTCAAAGATATTGCAAGAAGTATCCAAATTAAAATGCAAGATATTCCACCTGAAATAGAAacatttacagattttttggaaTTCGTAGGTGTTAcatatgaaaattatattttagctATAAGAAGCACTTTAAAGAGGCCCAAAGTATTTCTAAAGCGGTCTCCAAAAGACAC GTTCGGAGGAGTCAGTTTCCTGTTGTGCCAGCGGAAGCCATCACTATACACAAAAGTCAAGGTACAACCTTAG